The sequence CCCGCTGTGGCGTGAGGCGACGACGAAAGCAAGCGCGAGCGGAATGAAGGCCAGGCCGGCTGTGAGCGGCGGGATCTTGAGGCCACGCTGCATGAACAGCGTCATGACCAGGTAGAACGAGAGATTGGCGACGAAGAAGAAGAACGCCGCGCCAAGCCCGCGCAGGAAGGCGGCGTCCGCCAGCAGCGTCAGGTCGATCAGCGGCATGCCGCCGGCGCGCGCGACGGCATGTTCGAGCTTCAGGAACGCAAACAGGATCACCCCGCCGACCGCCATCACTGCCCACAACCATCGCGCCCAGCCGACATCGTGGCCGAACAGCAGCGGCCCGATCAGGCAGAGCAGTCCCGCGAACAGCACGACACTGCCCTTGATGTCGAGCCGTGTGCCGGCCCGGCGCGGCACCGAGGGCATGATGCGCCAAGCGGCAGCGGCAATGACAAGACCGCAGGGCACGTTGACAAAGAACACCGAGCGCCAGCCGGTGCCGGCGAGATCGATCGTGACGAGGAGCCCGCCAAGCAGAAAGCCCGCAGCGCCCGCAAGCCCCAGCACGATGCCGTAGATGGCGAAGGCGCGGCTGCGCGTCTCGTCGGTGAACAGCAGATGCAAGGTCGCCAGCACCTGCGGCACCATCAGTGCCGCGGTCGCGCCCTGCGCCAGCCGCGCGATAATCAGCTCCAGGCCGGATTGCGCCAGCCCGCACCACAGCGAACTCGCGGTGAAGCCGAGCACGCCGGCGAGAAAGACGTTCTTGGTACCATGGATGTCGCCGAGCCGGCCGCCGGTGACGACCAGCGTGGCATAGGCGATCAGATAGATCGCGATCACGGATTCGATCTGCGCCGGGGTCGCATGCAGATCGACCGCAATGGTGGGAATGGCGACGTTCACGATGAAAGCGTCGACGCCGAACATGAACTGAGCGGCGACGACGATCGCCAGCACCCACCAGCGGCGGGTCGAATCGACAGGCTTGGTGACGGTTTGATGCATTTTCGCGCGAACCTCCCGCGATTTATTTGCACGCGATGCTCGCAGATCGACGTCATCTGCGCGATTACCTCGGAGGTAGGGATTGCCGACCTCCTTTGCGGCCATCCTTCGAGACGATCGCTTCACGGGTACATCCCGTCTGTGGAGAGAGACCCTCACCCCGCCCTCTCCCCGTAAGAACGGGGAGAGGGAGACGAAGCATCGCGCCTCACCCCAACGCATGCCTGCATTCCGCCGCGCGGGACATCGCGCGATTGCGTTTGCGACATCCGGCACGTAGCCTCACGCCATCAACAAACAGAAAATCAAAGCCGGAGAGAACGCCATGGCGCGCCTGAAATTCGGAGCCTTTCTTGCCCCGCATCACCCGATCGGGGAGCATCCGATGCTCCAGTTCCGGCGCGATCTCGACCTCGTCGAGCAGCTCGACGCGCTCGGTTATGACGAGTTCTGGTGCGGCGAGCATCACTCCTCCGGCTGGGAGATGATCGCCTCGCCCGAGATGTTCCTGGCCGCGGCCGGCGAACGCACCAAGCGGATCAGGCTCGGCACCGGCGTGGTCTCGCTGCCCTATCACCATCCCTTCAACGTCGCCCAGCGCATGGTGCAGCTCGACCATATGACCGGCGGCCGCGCCATCTTTGGCTCCGGCCCCGGCGCGCTCGCCTCCGACGCGCACACGCTCGGCATCGACCCGATGACGCAGCGCGACCGCCAGGATGAGGCGATCGGCGTGATCCGCCGGCTGTTCAACGGCGAGCGCGTCACCGCCAAGAGCGACTGGTTCACCATGAACGACGCCGCGCTCCAGCTGCTGCCGTTGCAGGAGGAGATGCCGTTCGTCGTGGCCTCGCAGATCTCGCCGTCGGGCATGACGCTGGCCGGCAAATACGGCATCGGCATCATCTCGCTCGGCTCGATGACGACGCAGGGGCTGATGTCGCTGCAACAGCAATGGCAGTTCGCCGAGGACGCCGCGAAGAAGCACGGCACCACGGTAAGCCGCGCCGACTGGCGCGTGCTCCTCACCTTCCACATCGCCGAGACCCGCGAGCAGGCCCGCCGCGAGGCCGGCGCGGGCCTGATGCGCTGGCACAACGAATATAATGTCGGCACGCTGCAGCGGCCCGGCCTCACCGCATTCTCTTCACCGGACGAGGCCGTGGACAAGACCGCCTTCGTCGAGGGCGCGGCCTCCACCATCGGCACGCCCGATGACCTCGTCAAAACCATCAAGAACGTGATGCAGGTGTCCGGCGGCGTCGGCGCCATCATCGGCTTCGTGCACGACTGGGCCAATCCGGAAGCGACGCGCCGGAGCTGGGACATGGTGGCGCGCTATGTCGTGCCGGAGATCAACGGCTACATCGAGCCCTTGCGCAAGTCGCAAAAATTCGTGATCGAGAACCGCGCGATCTTCGAGCGCGCAGGGCAAGCCGTGATGGCCAAGATCATGGAGAACGAGAAGGCCGCCGAGGCGCTGAAGGTGACCGGCCCCGGCCGCGTCGCGATTCCCGCCGTCAACGCGCCGGATCTGCAAAAGGAAGCGGCGAAGCGATAAGCTTAAGGCGATGTAAGGGTTGACGGCGAGCGGGCCGGGCTTCACCTCTCCCCAGCCGGGAGAGGTGTCCCCCTCACTCGCACCGACCAAGTAAGACTCATCACTTTTCGGCGCCGTCGCTCCTGAACGACATCACATCATTTGGCCGCAGTTGTGCTATGCTGACCTCATCAGCCTGGCGCGGACCGTGCTCATACCGCGCTCGCGCGCTGTTCGGTCAGCCAACCGGAGCAAGCGTCATGTCGATGCAGAATGTGGCCACGCCTGCGCTTGAATGCACCGCGCCCAAGCGCAACGAGCTGACGCATATTCCGGGCGATGAAGGCTGGCCGATCATCGGCATGACCTTCAAGGTGCTCGCCGATCCCAAGGGACATATCGAGCGGAACGGCGCCAAGTACGGGGCGGTTTATCGCACCCACATTTTCGGCGAGACCAATGTCGTGCTGCTCGGGCCGGAGGCCAACGAGCTGGTGCTGTTCGACCAGCACAAGCTGTTCTCCTCGACGCATGGCTGGAACAAGGTGCTTGGGCTGCTGTTCCCGCGCGGCTTGATGCTGCTGGATTTCGACGAGCACCGGCTGCATCGCAAGGCACTGTCGGTCGCGTTCAAGTCGGGGCCGATGAAATCCTATTTGTCAGATCTCGATCGCGGCATCTCAGCGCGCGTGGCGCAGTGGAAGGCGAACCCTGGCGAGATGCAGCTCTATCCCGCGATGAAGCAGCTCACGCTCGATCTTGCCGCGGCGTCCTTCCTCGGCGCCGACATCGGGCCTGAGGTCGACGAGATCAACCGCGCCTTCGTCGACATGGTCGCGGCTGCGGTCGCGCCGGTCCGCCGTCCCCTGCCCAGCACGCAGATGGCGCGCGGCGTGAAGGGGCGCAAGCGCATCGTCGCCTATTTCCGCGAGCAGATTCCGCTGCGGCGCGGCAATCACGGCGGCGACGATCTGTTCTCGCAGCTCTGCCGCGCCACCCACGAGGACGGCGCGCTGCTGTCCGAGCAGGACATCATCGACCACATGAGCTTTCTGATGATGGCGGCGCACGACACGTTGACCTCGTCGCTGACGTCCTTTGTCGGCGAGCTCGCCGCGAATCCGGACTGGCAGGAGAGGCTGCGCGCCGAGGTGCTGGCGCTCGGGCTCGCGCCGGGTGCGCCGAGCAGCTTCGACGATTTCGAGAAGATGAAGTTGACGGAGATGGCGTTCAAGGAAGCGCTGCGGATCAGGCCGCCGGTGCCCTCGATGCCGCGCCGCGCGATGCGCGATTTCACCTTCAAGGGTTATACGGTTCCTGCCGGGACTGCGGTTGGTGTCAATCCGCTCTATACACATCACATGAAAGACATCTGGCCGGAGCCCGATCGCTTCGATCCGCTGCGCTTCACGGAAGAGGCCCAGCGCAACCGCCACCGCTTCGCCTTCGTGCCGTTCGGCGGCGGCGCGCATATGTGCCTCGGGCTGCACTTCGCCTACATGCAGGCAAAATGCTTCGCGCGGCACTTCTTGCAGAATATCGAGGTCTCGCTGGAGGAAGGCTACAAGCCGGACTGGCAGATGTGGCCGATTCCCAAGCCGCGGGATGGATTAAGGGTGCGGGTGAAGGCGGTGTAGGCGCCCAACTCTCGTGTCCCGGACGCGCGAAGCGCGAGCCGGGACCCAGAATCTTGAGAAACATTCAGCTCGAGAGATGGGCCCCCGGCTCTGCAGCGCACCGCTGAAGAAGCGCTGCGCTGCGTCCGGGGCACGAGAATCACCTGGATATCTTGGGCAAAGGCGCGAAGCGCCGTGCTCATCATTTCTCGCGAAAAACATGGTGGGCGCGTTTCCGCCTTCTCTTCGAGCTAGCGCGGACAAGGCGCTTTGCCCACCCGGCTGCATCTGTGCTTCGACCGTCACGTCGGTCTGGCGGAAGATGCAATTGGCTCCAAGCTGCTTCGCCAGCGCCTCGCCTTCCGGTAGTCGCCGCCCCGCGATCACAATTTTGGCACCTTCGGCAACGAAGACTTCCGCGGTGCGCAATCCGATCCTGCTCGTGGCGCCCGTGATCACCGCCACTTGGCCGTCCAGCCTGTCGATGGAATGTTCCTGTTTTCGAATGAATTGACGCCGAACGGCGGACACCGATCGATGACGACGCCGCGACGGTCGGTGCCGCGACGGTCACTGTTCCTGCCGGCTCACG comes from Bradyrhizobium diazoefficiens and encodes:
- a CDS encoding MFS transporter, whose amino-acid sequence is MHQTVTKPVDSTRRWWVLAIVVAAQFMFGVDAFIVNVAIPTIAVDLHATPAQIESVIAIYLIAYATLVVTGGRLGDIHGTKNVFLAGVLGFTASSLWCGLAQSGLELIIARLAQGATAALMVPQVLATLHLLFTDETRSRAFAIYGIVLGLAGAAGFLLGGLLVTIDLAGTGWRSVFFVNVPCGLVIAAAAWRIMPSVPRRAGTRLDIKGSVVLFAGLLCLIGPLLFGHDVGWARWLWAVMAVGGVILFAFLKLEHAVARAGGMPLIDLTLLADAAFLRGLGAAFFFFVANLSFYLVMTLFMQRGLKIPPLTAGLAFIPLALAFVVASRHSGARARHRGTKVLIEGCALQIAGLAALALVTACADVPTPSSLALTMIIFGYGQGLVMAPLSGAVLSTVKPVAAGSASGAYGTTAQIGNAAGVAAIGAVFFAMETLQSARAGFFVSLALFAALIMICAAFLAWMRRASARS
- a CDS encoding LLM class flavin-dependent oxidoreductase, whose amino-acid sequence is MARLKFGAFLAPHHPIGEHPMLQFRRDLDLVEQLDALGYDEFWCGEHHSSGWEMIASPEMFLAAAGERTKRIRLGTGVVSLPYHHPFNVAQRMVQLDHMTGGRAIFGSGPGALASDAHTLGIDPMTQRDRQDEAIGVIRRLFNGERVTAKSDWFTMNDAALQLLPLQEEMPFVVASQISPSGMTLAGKYGIGIISLGSMTTQGLMSLQQQWQFAEDAAKKHGTTVSRADWRVLLTFHIAETREQARREAGAGLMRWHNEYNVGTLQRPGLTAFSSPDEAVDKTAFVEGAASTIGTPDDLVKTIKNVMQVSGGVGAIIGFVHDWANPEATRRSWDMVARYVVPEINGYIEPLRKSQKFVIENRAIFERAGQAVMAKIMENEKAAEALKVTGPGRVAIPAVNAPDLQKEAAKR
- a CDS encoding cytochrome P450 translates to MSMQNVATPALECTAPKRNELTHIPGDEGWPIIGMTFKVLADPKGHIERNGAKYGAVYRTHIFGETNVVLLGPEANELVLFDQHKLFSSTHGWNKVLGLLFPRGLMLLDFDEHRLHRKALSVAFKSGPMKSYLSDLDRGISARVAQWKANPGEMQLYPAMKQLTLDLAAASFLGADIGPEVDEINRAFVDMVAAAVAPVRRPLPSTQMARGVKGRKRIVAYFREQIPLRRGNHGGDDLFSQLCRATHEDGALLSEQDIIDHMSFLMMAAHDTLTSSLTSFVGELAANPDWQERLRAEVLALGLAPGAPSSFDDFEKMKLTEMAFKEALRIRPPVPSMPRRAMRDFTFKGYTVPAGTAVGVNPLYTHHMKDIWPEPDRFDPLRFTEEAQRNRHRFAFVPFGGGAHMCLGLHFAYMQAKCFARHFLQNIEVSLEEGYKPDWQMWPIPKPRDGLRVRVKAV